The nucleotide window TAGATAACCTGAAAAGATTTAAAGATGATGTGCGTGAAGTAGAAGCTGGTTATGAATGCGGCTTAAATATCAGAAATTATAATGATCTGAAAATTGGTGACATAATTGAATCATTCAAGATTATTGAGACAAAGAAAAAGCTAAGCTGAGCAGGAATAATAGCAGTAACTTTAAACGAATTATATTTTTTAAAATGGGCACTTCGCATAGAATTGATAGAGTTGAAAGTTTAATTAAAGAAGAATTAAGTACTATCTTTTTTCAAAAACTTGCACTTGAAAATCTTGGATTTCTTACTATCACAAAAGTCAAAGTCAGTCCCGATTTGAAAATTGCAAAAGTTTACATTTCAATTTTTGAGAAAGAAAAAAGAGAACAGTCACTAAAAAAAATAATAGCTAAATCCGGATTCATTCGTTTTGAATTAGCTTCACAAATAAAAATAAAATTTATTCCCGAACTGAAATTTTTCCTTGATGATTCGTTGGATTACGTTGAAAA belongs to Ignavibacteriales bacterium and includes:
- the rbfA gene encoding 30S ribosome-binding factor RbfA, coding for MGTSHRIDRVESLIKEELSTIFFQKLALENLGFLTITKVKVSPDLKIAKVYISIFEKEKREQSLKKIIAKSGFIRFELASQIKIKFIPELKFFLDDSLDYVEKIDGIFKQIHENDNKGND